A genomic stretch from Chitinophaga agri includes:
- a CDS encoding circularly permuted type 2 ATP-grasp protein yields the protein MSLPPLLEHYENGAGIWDEMCDRQQIREQYHRIMATLKQFSVSDLHRKDRLAGELFMNQGITFTVYSEDAGIERIFPFDIIPRIITGLEWAHIEAGIKQRLKALNLFLKDIYNEQLILKDKIVPASLIATCPHYTREVFGIRVPHDIYVHISGIDLIRGEDGHFYVLEDNLRTPSGVSYMLENREVTKRIFPELLAESHVRRVSNYPLLLHEILQQMGPGQLSDPRVVLLTPGIYNSAYYEHTFLARQMGITLVEGRDLLVNNHKVYMKTTDGLEQVHVIYRRIDDEFLDPLMFRPDSALGIPGLMSAYRLGNVAIVNAIGNGVADDKAVYAYVPAMIRYYLNEEPILPNVPTYEMSNADARHYVFENYTNMVIKRTNQSGGYGMVMGNKVSPEEWVNARAAIEADPRSFIAQPIIRLSTVPCFIDGTFQARHVDLRPYALCGPQGVRIVPGGLTRVALRKDSLIVNSSQGGGSKDTWIID from the coding sequence ATGAGCCTGCCACCTTTACTTGAACATTACGAGAACGGCGCCGGTATATGGGATGAGATGTGTGACCGGCAACAAATAAGAGAGCAATACCATCGGATCATGGCCACCCTGAAACAATTCTCCGTCAGTGACCTGCACAGGAAAGACAGGCTGGCGGGAGAACTGTTTATGAACCAGGGCATCACTTTTACGGTATATAGTGAAGATGCCGGCATCGAACGTATTTTCCCTTTTGACATCATTCCCCGCATTATTACCGGACTGGAATGGGCGCATATCGAAGCCGGTATCAAACAACGGCTGAAGGCCCTTAACCTGTTCCTCAAAGACATCTACAATGAACAGCTGATCCTGAAAGATAAGATAGTGCCGGCCTCCCTGATCGCCACCTGTCCCCATTACACCCGGGAAGTCTTTGGTATTAGAGTGCCCCATGATATCTATGTCCATATCTCTGGTATCGACCTTATCCGGGGAGAAGACGGACACTTTTATGTACTGGAAGATAATCTCCGTACGCCCTCCGGTGTCAGCTACATGCTGGAGAACCGGGAAGTGACCAAACGGATCTTTCCCGAACTACTGGCCGAAAGCCATGTCAGACGGGTAAGTAACTATCCGCTGCTCCTGCATGAGATCTTACAGCAAATGGGGCCCGGGCAACTGTCTGACCCGCGGGTAGTGCTCCTGACACCCGGTATCTACAATTCTGCCTATTACGAACATACCTTCCTGGCACGCCAGATGGGGATCACACTCGTTGAAGGCAGAGACCTGCTGGTCAACAATCATAAGGTTTACATGAAGACCACAGACGGGCTGGAACAGGTACATGTCATTTACCGCCGGATCGACGATGAGTTCCTGGACCCGCTCATGTTCCGTCCAGACAGTGCACTCGGTATTCCCGGACTAATGAGCGCTTACCGTCTGGGGAATGTTGCGATTGTCAATGCCATTGGCAATGGCGTAGCAGATGATAAAGCGGTCTACGCCTATGTACCGGCTATGATCCGGTACTACCTCAATGAAGAGCCGATACTACCCAATGTACCTACCTACGAAATGAGTAATGCGGATGCGAGGCATTACGTATTTGAAAACTATACCAACATGGTCATTAAACGTACGAACCAATCCGGCGGATATGGTATGGTCATGGGTAATAAGGTATCGCCGGAGGAATGGGTGAATGCCAGGGCAGCCATCGAAGCTGATCCCCGTAGTTTTATTGCGCAGCCCATTATCCGGCTGTCAACTGTTCCCTGTTTCATAGATGGTACTTTCCAGGCGAGACATGTAGACCTTCGCCCCTATGCGCTTTGTGGTCCACAGGGTGTACGGATCGTACCCGGCGGACTTACGCGTGTTGCCCTGCGTAAAGACTCCCTGATCGTCAACTCCTCCCAGGGCGGAGGCAGTAAGGATACCTGGATTATAGACTGA
- a CDS encoding transglutaminase family protein has product MAIFRIHHITRYEYDRPVKESVNEIRVFPYKCQDQEILQHDLLITGQPEVQTFTDYWGNKAGNFNLLPPHKIMTIESKLLVRTTASSQLQLNFHSTFAQLEQEMTDSLQLLELARPDMIKTQRAIDNIITVIGQPGKSVATVTEHCSEYIFKNFKYLKGITNIETTVDDILQHRAGVCQDFAHLMLHILRSCGIPSRYVSGYICPNKDGMRGEGATHAWVEAWIPGYGWAGIDPTNNIWVTNKHVKLSVGRHFNDCSPVKGTFKGPARQKLSVFVAVAYEDGKTFEETNDVHLHGNTAIAPEQYAGQQ; this is encoded by the coding sequence ATGGCTATTTTCAGAATACATCATATTACGAGGTACGAGTATGACAGACCGGTCAAAGAAAGCGTAAATGAAATAAGGGTCTTCCCATATAAATGTCAGGACCAGGAGATATTACAACATGACCTGCTCATCACAGGACAGCCGGAAGTACAGACGTTCACTGATTACTGGGGCAATAAGGCAGGGAACTTTAATCTGCTGCCGCCGCATAAGATAATGACCATAGAAAGCAAACTGCTGGTACGTACAACAGCCTCCTCTCAGTTACAGCTGAACTTCCACTCTACCTTCGCACAACTGGAGCAGGAAATGACGGATAGCCTGCAGTTACTGGAACTGGCACGTCCTGATATGATCAAAACGCAACGTGCTATTGATAACATCATTACGGTGATCGGGCAACCGGGTAAAAGCGTTGCTACTGTCACTGAGCATTGCAGCGAATACATCTTCAAGAACTTCAAGTACCTGAAAGGGATCACCAATATAGAAACAACAGTGGACGACATCCTGCAGCACCGTGCCGGTGTGTGTCAGGACTTCGCACACCTGATGCTGCATATACTCCGTTCCTGCGGAATACCCAGCAGGTATGTCAGCGGATATATCTGTCCGAATAAAGACGGTATGCGCGGAGAAGGCGCCACGCACGCCTGGGTGGAAGCCTGGATACCCGGATATGGCTGGGCCGGGATCGATCCGACCAACAATATCTGGGTAACCAATAAACATGTGAAGTTATCTGTAGGACGTCATTTTAACGACTGTAGTCCGGTGAAAGGTACCTTCAAAGGCCCCGCCAGACAAAAACTCTCGGTGTTCGTCGCCGTGGCGTATGAAGATGGAAAGACTTTTGAAGAGACCAATGATGTACACCTGCATGGAAACACAGCAATCGCACCAGAACAGTATGCCGGTCAGCAGTAA
- a CDS encoding alpha-E domain-containing protein produces MLSRIADSLFWLARYMERAESLLRVTSTHNLLSLDKDVNGPLTWKPVLETFTSASSEEISSITHNSGAALKKLLTDTANHNSLKSIIGKARENARGIQDYITKEVWEEVNSFYHLINQPSVDNRLSNYEAADILDLFTRHSVLYTGITDITMARGTGWGFMNLGKYIERCMETIVLTDKQYALNQYRVDDAKDIMHWRHLLMSLSGYELHLKTYRSYQYTHDVLHQVLFNEDFAHSVIYSLGRIDRHLQDVTKGHISEENAVLIRNFGRLYGKVKHLEIDDLNNKTLQPFLDTLRHDLLQFTTLLSQKFFSYA; encoded by the coding sequence ATGCTAAGCAGGATTGCTGATTCACTATTCTGGCTCGCCCGTTATATGGAGCGGGCCGAAAGCTTACTACGCGTTACGTCCACACATAATCTGCTATCACTTGATAAAGACGTGAATGGTCCGCTCACATGGAAACCTGTACTGGAAACATTCACCAGCGCATCATCCGAAGAGATCAGTTCCATCACGCACAACAGCGGTGCTGCACTGAAGAAACTACTGACAGATACGGCCAATCATAACTCCCTGAAATCCATTATTGGCAAGGCCAGGGAAAATGCCAGAGGTATCCAGGACTATATTACCAAAGAAGTGTGGGAAGAAGTCAATTCCTTCTATCATCTCATCAACCAGCCATCAGTAGACAACCGGCTGTCCAATTATGAAGCGGCCGACATCCTCGATCTCTTTACCCGTCATTCCGTACTATATACCGGCATTACTGATATTACCATGGCGAGGGGAACCGGCTGGGGATTTATGAACCTGGGCAAATACATCGAACGGTGCATGGAGACGATCGTGCTGACCGATAAACAGTATGCGCTCAATCAGTACCGGGTAGACGATGCCAAGGATATCATGCACTGGCGGCATCTGCTGATGTCTTTATCCGGCTATGAACTGCATCTCAAGACATACCGCTCCTATCAGTACACACATGATGTACTGCACCAGGTATTATTTAATGAAGATTTTGCACATTCGGTTATATATTCGCTGGGTAGAATTGACAGGCACCTGCAGGATGTGACCAAAGGACATATCTCTGAAGAAAATGCAGTGCTCATCAGGAATTTCGGACGACTGTATGGTAAGGTGAAACACCTGGAGATCGATGATCTCAACAATAAAACGCTACAGCCGTTCCTGGATACCTTACGACATGATCTCCTGCAATTCACTACCCTTCTCAGTCAAAAGTTTTTCTCTTACGCATAA
- a CDS encoding response regulator transcription factor: protein MKILIIDGDVSLSQVMISCLSAENYICEYANTYRRAQAKITMYEYDCILLDLDLPDGDGCKLLEEIKNRDKHEGVIIISARQSYEDKISALKRGADDYLTKPFYIPELSARIFAVIRRRKYNNSNVIRQDALSIDLLAKMVYVNETPVPLTRKEFDLLLYFIGNKNRVLSKQELAEQLSGDIAGMRDDHNVIYAHIKNLKKKLQKEGAGNHLKTVYATGYKWENSEADQHI, encoded by the coding sequence ATGAAAATACTGATCATTGATGGCGATGTGTCTTTGTCGCAGGTAATGATCTCCTGTTTATCAGCCGAAAATTATATATGTGAGTATGCAAATACCTACAGAAGGGCTCAGGCTAAGATCACGATGTATGAATATGACTGTATTTTACTGGACCTGGACTTGCCCGATGGCGATGGATGCAAACTGCTGGAGGAAATCAAGAATAGAGACAAGCACGAGGGAGTGATCATCATTTCCGCACGGCAATCATATGAGGATAAGATCAGTGCGCTCAAACGTGGCGCAGACGACTATCTGACCAAACCATTTTACATACCTGAGTTATCAGCCAGGATATTCGCTGTTATCAGAAGAAGAAAGTATAACAATTCCAATGTTATCAGGCAGGACGCACTGAGCATTGACCTCCTGGCAAAGATGGTATATGTGAATGAAACACCTGTACCCCTTACCAGAAAAGAGTTTGACCTGCTGCTGTATTTTATTGGCAATAAAAACCGGGTATTGTCCAAGCAGGAACTGGCCGAACAACTTTCCGGAGACATTGCTGGTATGCGGGATGATCATAATGTCATTTACGCGCATATCAAAAACCTGAAGAAGAAGCTCCAGAAAGAAGGTGCAGGCAATCACCTGAAAACAGTGTATGCCACCGGGTATAAATGGGAAAACAGCGAAGCTGATCAACATATTTAA
- a CDS encoding dihydrodipicolinate synthase family protein: MAIEWKGIFPAFTTKFTAADELDLPLFGKNLQAQIAAGIDGVILGGSLGEASVITTAEKETLTKYAVEQVAGKIPVVMNIAEGSTSEAIRQAKLAASWGAKGLMLLPPMRYKSDERETAEYFKAVAASTELPIMIYNNPVDYKIEVTLDIFDQLQAYSNVQAVKESTRDVSNVTRMISRFGERFSILCGVDTLAMEEMILGADGWVGGLVCAFPAETVAIYKLTKAGRIPEALAIYRWFLPLLELDLHPKLVQYIKLAEQQAGLGSEIVRAPRLALVGEERARILKVIDTAIANRPVLPEYLTLEPSLIV, encoded by the coding sequence ATGGCTATTGAATGGAAAGGAATATTTCCCGCATTTACCACAAAGTTTACAGCCGCTGATGAACTGGACCTGCCGTTGTTCGGAAAGAACCTGCAAGCCCAGATCGCTGCCGGTATTGATGGTGTAATTTTAGGCGGCTCGCTGGGTGAGGCCAGTGTGATCACTACCGCTGAAAAAGAAACCCTGACGAAGTATGCAGTAGAACAGGTCGCGGGAAAGATCCCGGTTGTCATGAATATTGCAGAAGGATCAACCAGTGAAGCGATCAGACAGGCGAAACTAGCTGCTTCCTGGGGCGCTAAAGGCCTGATGCTGCTGCCGCCTATGCGTTATAAAAGCGATGAACGCGAAACAGCCGAATACTTCAAGGCAGTCGCTGCGTCAACGGAGCTGCCTATCATGATCTATAACAACCCGGTTGATTACAAGATCGAAGTGACGCTCGATATATTTGATCAGCTGCAGGCATACAGTAACGTACAGGCTGTGAAAGAATCAACCCGCGATGTATCTAACGTTACCCGTATGATCAGCCGTTTCGGAGAGCGTTTCAGTATTCTCTGTGGGGTGGATACACTGGCCATGGAAGAAATGATACTGGGTGCTGACGGTTGGGTCGGCGGACTTGTATGCGCTTTCCCCGCTGAGACAGTGGCTATCTATAAACTGACGAAAGCCGGCCGTATTCCGGAAGCACTGGCGATCTACCGCTGGTTCCTGCCATTGCTGGAACTGGACCTGCATCCTAAACTGGTACAATATATTAAACTGGCAGAACAACAGGCTGGTCTTGGTAGTGAAATCGTAAGAGCACCGCGCCTCGCACTGGTAGGTGAAGAACGTGCAAGAATACTGAAGGTGATAGATACCGCCATCGCCAACAGACCAGTACTTCCGGAATATCTCACACTTGAACCTTCATTGATTGTATAA
- a CDS encoding APC family permease, whose product MSDQPTSFRRSFGLLDATMIVAGSMIGSGIFLVSADITRTVGSAGWLVLIWIITGLLTLTAALSYGELSGMFPHAGGQYVYLKEAFNKLTGFLFGWSFFTVIQAGSIAAVGVAFAKFSAYMFPVLSEKHIVADLGFITISAAQLTAILLIVLLTFINTLGVKEGKWIQTGFTLAKIAALLALVLFGCFAARKHIWDANWATGFSMQRLTQDASAVHLSSYAGAGFAVIGAIAGSMVGSLFSSDSWNNVTFIAGEIKKPERNISRSLFLGTLIVTVIYVATNLVYLGVLSLREIAFAENDRVGVAAAVKIFGEKGTYIIAGLLMVSTFGCNNGLILSGARVCYTMANDGVFFKQLGKLNRNAVPARALWIQCVWASLLCLSGKYNQLLDYVIFAVLIFYILTIAGIFRLRRTRPELPRPYKAFGYPVLPLLYIVSASVICVALLVYKPLYTWPGLCIVLLGIPVYYAVWSRKA is encoded by the coding sequence ATGTCAGATCAACCAACATCTTTCCGGCGGTCCTTCGGACTGCTGGACGCTACGATGATTGTAGCCGGCTCAATGATCGGTTCAGGTATTTTCCTGGTAAGCGCCGATATCACCCGCACTGTAGGCTCGGCCGGCTGGCTGGTGCTGATATGGATCATTACAGGGCTGCTGACCTTAACAGCGGCCCTGAGCTACGGAGAACTGAGCGGTATGTTCCCCCATGCCGGCGGACAGTACGTCTATCTCAAGGAAGCTTTTAACAAGCTGACCGGCTTCCTGTTCGGCTGGAGTTTCTTCACGGTGATACAGGCCGGTTCTATCGCTGCCGTAGGTGTGGCTTTTGCCAAGTTCTCCGCTTATATGTTCCCGGTGTTGAGTGAGAAGCATATTGTGGCCGATCTGGGATTTATCACCATATCTGCTGCACAGCTAACCGCTATCCTGCTGATCGTTTTACTGACCTTTATCAATACGCTTGGTGTAAAGGAAGGTAAATGGATCCAGACGGGCTTTACACTGGCAAAGATCGCTGCATTACTGGCCCTGGTGCTATTCGGATGTTTCGCTGCCAGGAAGCATATCTGGGATGCCAACTGGGCAACAGGATTTAGTATGCAGCGACTCACACAGGATGCATCCGCTGTTCACCTGAGCAGCTATGCGGGTGCTGGCTTTGCGGTGATTGGTGCAATAGCCGGAAGCATGGTGGGAAGTCTCTTCAGCAGTGACTCCTGGAATAATGTCACCTTCATAGCCGGCGAGATCAAAAAACCGGAACGTAACATCAGCAGAAGCTTGTTCCTGGGTACCCTGATCGTAACAGTGATCTATGTAGCGACTAACCTGGTGTATCTGGGTGTATTATCGCTGAGAGAGATCGCGTTTGCAGAGAATGACAGGGTAGGGGTGGCTGCTGCCGTTAAGATCTTTGGAGAGAAAGGTACCTATATCATTGCCGGGTTGCTGATGGTATCCACTTTCGGATGTAATAACGGACTGATACTCTCAGGTGCGAGGGTGTGTTATACCATGGCCAACGATGGCGTCTTCTTCAAACAGCTGGGTAAGCTGAACAGGAACGCCGTTCCCGCCAGGGCGTTATGGATCCAATGTGTCTGGGCATCCCTGTTATGCCTGAGCGGTAAATACAATCAGCTGCTGGACTACGTTATCTTTGCCGTACTGATCTTCTATATTCTTACCATTGCCGGTATCTTCCGGCTGCGCAGGACAAGACCGGAGCTTCCAAGACCATATAAGGCGTTTGGCTACCCTGTTTTGCCATTATTGTACATAGTGTCCGCCAGTGTCATTTGCGTGGCGCTATTGGTCTATAAACCGCTTTATACATGGCCCGGACTGTGTATCGTATTACTGGGTATACCGGTGTATTATGCAGTATGGAGCCGGAAGGCATAA
- a CDS encoding phosphosulfolactate synthase codes for MNFNLDKIPERTKQPRSFGITMVTDKGLSLQDTKDFLTVAAPHVDMVKLAFGTAYVTPNLDEKIKVYQSYNIPVYFGGLLLEAFIIRNQFNDYIEVAKKYDINYFEVSDGSLSIPHAEKCGYIEKLAKLGTVLSEIGSKDKDREHITPPYKWIELIKTELSAGSQYIIAEARETGTVGLYRDSGEVREGLVQEILTQISGEKIIWEAPRKDQQLYFLELMGCNANLGNIAYNEVISLEAMRVGLRGDSFHFFLEGIR; via the coding sequence ATGAATTTTAACCTGGACAAAATCCCTGAACGTACAAAACAACCTCGTTCATTTGGTATTACAATGGTGACTGACAAGGGCCTGAGCCTGCAGGATACAAAAGACTTCCTGACCGTAGCTGCGCCACACGTGGATATGGTCAAGCTGGCCTTCGGCACCGCATACGTTACACCCAATCTTGATGAAAAGATCAAAGTTTATCAGTCTTATAATATCCCCGTTTATTTCGGTGGATTACTGCTGGAAGCGTTCATCATCCGCAACCAGTTCAATGACTATATCGAGGTAGCTAAGAAGTATGATATCAATTACTTTGAAGTATCGGATGGTTCATTGTCTATTCCGCATGCAGAGAAATGCGGCTATATAGAAAAGCTGGCGAAGCTGGGTACTGTATTAAGTGAGATCGGTTCAAAAGATAAGGACCGTGAGCATATTACTCCTCCCTACAAATGGATAGAACTGATCAAGACGGAACTATCTGCCGGGTCGCAATATATTATTGCGGAAGCAAGGGAAACAGGTACCGTTGGTCTGTACCGCGACTCCGGTGAAGTGAGGGAAGGACTGGTGCAGGAGATCCTGACACAGATCTCGGGGGAGAAGATCATCTGGGAAGCACCTCGAAAAGACCAGCAACTGTATTTCCTTGAGCTGATGGGATGTAATGCGAATCTGGGGAACATCGCATATAATGAAGTGATTTCCCTGGAAGCGATGCGGGTTGGATTACGGGGTGATAGTTTTCATTTTTTCCTGGAAGGGATCAGGTAA
- the mgrA gene encoding L-glyceraldehyde 3-phosphate reductase, which produces MSAYIPAGDRYDSMIYNRCGKSGIRLPAISLGLWHNFGSIDNFENGRAIVRRAFDKGITHFDLANNYGPVPGSAEENFGAILQKDFRGNLRDELVISTKAGYHMWPGPYGEWGSRKYVLSSLDQSLRRMKLDYVDIFYSHRPDPDTPIEETMGALDTAVRQGKALYVGLSNYTAEQTSAALAVLKSLGTPCLIHQPKYSMFERWVEGGLLDVLEANGVGCIPFSPLAQGLLTDRYLKGIPEGSRASKPSGFLKADQITQDKLDKIQSLNAIALRRGQTLAQMALAWLLKDQRITTVLIGASSVDQLDNNLGSLNKVQFDAAELAEIETILK; this is translated from the coding sequence ATGAGTGCTTATATTCCTGCAGGTGACCGGTACGATAGTATGATATACAACCGCTGCGGTAAAAGCGGGATCCGTCTTCCGGCTATTTCACTGGGCCTCTGGCATAACTTCGGGTCTATAGACAATTTTGAGAACGGCCGTGCAATTGTACGTCGTGCGTTCGATAAAGGTATCACCCACTTTGACCTGGCCAACAACTATGGTCCGGTACCTGGATCTGCTGAAGAAAATTTCGGCGCTATATTACAGAAAGACTTTAGGGGGAATCTGCGCGATGAACTGGTGATCTCTACGAAAGCCGGCTATCATATGTGGCCTGGTCCGTATGGAGAATGGGGTTCCCGTAAGTATGTGCTGTCCAGCCTTGATCAGAGTCTGCGTCGTATGAAGCTGGATTATGTAGACATCTTTTATTCTCATCGCCCTGATCCGGATACCCCGATAGAGGAAACGATGGGCGCGCTGGATACTGCCGTCCGTCAGGGTAAGGCATTATACGTGGGCCTGTCCAACTATACCGCAGAACAGACAAGTGCAGCACTGGCTGTGTTAAAATCACTGGGCACACCCTGCCTGATCCATCAGCCTAAATATTCCATGTTTGAAAGATGGGTGGAAGGAGGACTACTGGATGTGCTGGAAGCCAATGGCGTGGGATGTATTCCGTTCTCTCCGCTGGCACAGGGACTACTGACCGACCGTTACCTGAAAGGTATTCCGGAAGGCTCCAGAGCGAGCAAACCAAGTGGGTTCCTGAAAGCGGACCAGATCACACAAGACAAGCTGGATAAGATACAGAGCCTGAATGCGATCGCACTGAGAAGAGGACAGACACTGGCGCAGATGGCACTGGCATGGCTGCTGAAAGATCAGCGTATTACAACAGTGCTGATAGGGGCAAGTTCAGTAGATCAGCTGGATAATAACCTCGGCTCGCTGAACAAGGTACAGTTTGATGCAGCGGAATTAGCCGAGATCGAAACAATCCTGAAATAA
- a CDS encoding AraC family transcriptional regulator, with the protein MKVLQFTIPVPLDKSIIVQKDVLPYFYPHLHRHQEIQLTWIQQGEGTLVADNNMHPFRSNEIYWLGANQPHIFKSEASYFQPKSRKKIVALVIFFNPDGELSGFFSLPEIKVLKNFIQQHQSGFKVPPEHATDISSRMLKITNSSGAEQLLQFIELLKQLSGCPDISPLSSGQRAQPVSEHEGIRIGNIYNYIMHHYDKPITLEDAAKQACMTPQAFCRFFKKHTLHTFVSFLNEVRINEACKKLTDGSYDNIATVAYTCGFNSITNFNRVFKSVTQQSPSDYMNSYFQSV; encoded by the coding sequence ATGAAAGTGTTACAGTTTACCATACCTGTTCCGCTGGACAAGTCCATCATTGTACAAAAGGATGTACTGCCGTATTTCTATCCACATCTGCACAGGCACCAGGAGATCCAGCTTACCTGGATCCAGCAGGGTGAAGGTACCTTAGTGGCCGATAACAATATGCACCCGTTCCGTTCCAATGAGATCTATTGGTTAGGTGCCAATCAGCCGCATATCTTTAAAAGTGAGGCGTCCTATTTTCAGCCCAAAAGCCGGAAGAAGATAGTGGCACTGGTGATCTTCTTTAATCCTGACGGAGAGCTATCCGGATTTTTCAGTCTGCCTGAGATCAAGGTCCTGAAGAATTTCATCCAGCAGCACCAGTCCGGGTTTAAAGTACCGCCTGAGCATGCAACTGATATTTCCAGCCGTATGCTGAAGATCACCAACAGCTCCGGTGCGGAGCAGCTGTTACAGTTCATCGAATTACTGAAGCAGTTGTCCGGTTGCCCGGATATTAGCCCGTTGTCTTCTGGTCAGCGCGCACAGCCTGTCAGTGAACATGAAGGTATCCGTATAGGGAATATCTACAATTACATCATGCATCACTATGACAAGCCAATCACGCTGGAAGATGCTGCCAAACAGGCTTGTATGACACCGCAGGCATTCTGCCGCTTCTTTAAAAAGCATACCTTGCATACGTTCGTATCGTTTCTGAACGAGGTCAGGATCAATGAAGCCTGTAAAAAACTGACAGACGGCAGTTATGATAATATTGCTACTGTTGCATATACCTGTGGTTTTAACAGTATCACCAACTTTAACAGGGTATTTAAATCGGTCACGCAGCAGTCACCCAGTGATTATATGAACAGTTACTTCCAGAGCGTCTAA
- a CDS encoding aldehyde dehydrogenase (NADP(+)), translated as MQIDDTMQRAAAAFEEYRYTTPAARATFLETIAAEINARREALIETAHAESNLPVARLNGEITRTTSQLQLFATLIREGSWVEAVIDTARPEHTPARPDIRRMLLPVGPVVIFGASNFPFAFSTAGGDTASALAAGATVVIKGHPAHPGTSLMIFEAITHAISKSGMPAHTVQHVTGDGNATGRELVMHPLTTGVGFTGSFQGGKALLDYAAQRTVPIPVFAEMSSINPVVFYPDALASQTAQLAQTFAASITLGMGQFCTNPGILLGLKSEALEDFISQLGTAIAAVAPQKMLHQGICEAYTKGRSHMLETAGVTLVSESAPPAALEAWPSLARTTGKALLTNPALKEELFGPYSLMVVCADKAELVAVLKSLHGQLTTTIVGTPADTAQYKDVITTQSTLAGRVILNNPPTGVEVCAAMVHGGPFPATTDQRFTSVGTSAIRRWVRPVCFQNFTDDMLPDALKAANPLGIWRQVDNQFVR; from the coding sequence ATGCAGATAGATGATACTATGCAGCGGGCCGCAGCTGCTTTTGAGGAATACCGGTATACCACGCCTGCCGCCAGGGCTACCTTCCTTGAAACGATTGCTGCGGAGATCAATGCACGAAGAGAAGCGCTGATCGAAACGGCGCATGCAGAGTCGAATCTGCCTGTTGCCCGGCTTAACGGAGAGATCACCCGTACTACTTCCCAGCTACAGCTGTTTGCTACGCTGATCAGAGAAGGAAGTTGGGTAGAAGCGGTGATAGATACCGCCCGACCAGAGCATACACCTGCCCGTCCTGATATACGAAGGATGTTATTACCGGTAGGGCCTGTGGTTATTTTTGGAGCAAGTAATTTCCCTTTTGCTTTCTCTACGGCAGGAGGAGATACAGCGAGCGCACTGGCAGCAGGAGCAACCGTTGTCATCAAGGGACATCCTGCACATCCGGGTACTTCACTCATGATCTTTGAAGCGATCACCCATGCGATCAGTAAAAGCGGGATGCCTGCACATACGGTACAGCATGTGACAGGAGACGGGAATGCCACCGGCCGTGAACTTGTGATGCATCCCCTCACCACAGGGGTAGGTTTCACGGGTTCCTTCCAGGGAGGTAAAGCCTTACTGGATTACGCCGCACAGCGGACCGTACCTATTCCTGTATTCGCAGAAATGAGCAGTATCAATCCGGTGGTCTTTTATCCGGATGCCCTGGCTTCACAGACGGCGCAGCTGGCGCAGACCTTTGCAGCTTCCATCACCCTTGGTATGGGGCAGTTCTGTACCAATCCGGGTATTTTACTCGGACTGAAAAGCGAGGCGCTGGAAGATTTCATCAGCCAGCTGGGGACTGCTATCGCAGCAGTTGCTCCACAGAAGATGCTGCACCAGGGTATTTGTGAAGCATACACTAAAGGGCGCAGCCATATGCTGGAAACTGCCGGTGTTACTTTAGTCAGCGAATCAGCACCGCCGGCTGCACTCGAAGCCTGGCCTTCGCTGGCACGTACGACCGGTAAGGCGCTGCTGACAAATCCTGCGTTGAAGGAAGAACTGTTCGGACCATATTCACTGATGGTAGTGTGCGCAGACAAAGCTGAACTGGTGGCGGTATTGAAAAGTCTGCACGGTCAGCTGACCACCACCATTGTCGGCACACCTGCAGATACCGCACAGTATAAAGACGTCATTACGACACAGTCTACGCTCGCAGGCCGCGTCATTCTCAATAACCCACCCACCGGTGTGGAAGTATGTGCTGCCATGGTACACGGCGGACCATTCCCCGCTACTACCGACCAGCGTTTTACTTCCGTCGGAACAAGCGCTATCCGACGCTGGGTAAGACCTGTATGTTTTCAGAATTTTACGGATGATATGCTGCCCGATGCATTGAAAGCAGCGAATCCCCTGGGCATATGGCGCCAGGTGGACAACCAGTTTGTACGATAA